GACATGGCCAAGGAGTGGGAACCGGACGATGTGCGCAGATACGCTTCGATGCAGCGCGAGCTGATCGCCCAGGCAGCCTCGATGCTGAAGCCGGGCGGGCGGCTTGTCTATTCCACATGCACGTTTTCTCCGGAGGAAAATGAAGCGATTATTGCAGAATTTATAGACGGTCATCCGCATTTTGCCGTCGAACCGATCCCGCCGGAGCATGGCTTGCAGCGGGGACGTCCGGACTGGCTGGCGGGTTTGGCGGAGCAGAACGGTCAGCTTACCGGGGCGCCGGCGGAGCGGTTGTCCGCATCGTCGATTCAAGCGGCAGCCGGCACGGCTCGCTTGTGGCCGCATCACCTGAGAGGCGAAGGACACTTTGTGGCGGCCTTAAGAAAAACTTCTTCGCCCAAGGACGAAAGTTATAATGAGGCGCGACCCGCCGAGCCGGAAAGGTTATACGTCCGAGCTGACAGGGCGACCGCCGGGATTCGTCCGGACGGTAAATCGGTTACCCGCGGCAAAGCAACCCGTAAAACCGCACCGGAGCCAAAACGGAAAACCGGGCCGGATATGGAACCGATGTATGCTTTTTGGCGCGAACACGTGCGGTTGCCGGTACCCGGGCGCATCGCCGCATTCGGCGATCATCTGTACGCCGCTCCTCCGGACTTGCCGGATTTGAGCGGTATTCGTGTGATCCGGCCGGGCTGGTATTTGGGAGCGATACATAAACAGCGTTTCGAGCCGTCGCACGCGCTGGCGATGGGGCTGAAACCGGCGGAATTTGCGCGAACCGTTTCGCTTTCCTCGGATTCGGCCGAAGCGATCCGTTACCTGAAGGGTGAAACGCTCGAGCTGCCCCAGGAACGGATTGAATACGCAGACGGACTGACGGCCAAAGGGCACTGTCTCGTCTGTATAGACGGGTTTACTGCGGGATGGGGCAAATGGGTGCAGGACATCTTAAAAAACGAATATCCGCCCGGATGGAGGTGGACTTGAGCTATGAAAACAACGCAGCGTTTGGATAAGCTGCTGGCGCATGCCGGCTTCGGCACCCGCAGCGAAATTAAAAAGCTTGTGAAGATAGGGGCGGTCGCCGTAGGAGGCAAAGCCGTCAAGGATAGCGGATTGCAGGTGGACCCCGGGCAGGATGTGATTACGGTTCATGGAGAACGGGTCGTTTACCGGGAGTTCATCTATATAATGCTCAACAAACCGCAAGGGGTCGTATCGGCGACGGAGGATACGCGCGACCGTACGGTGCTTGATTTGCTGGACGACGAATACCGGCATTTTCAGCCGTTTCCGGTCGGTCGTCTCGACAAGGATACCGAAGGGCTTCTGCTGCTTACGAATGACGGCAAGCTGGCCCATAACCTGCTTTCTCCGCGAAAACACGTCCCGAAGACGTATTACGCCGAAGTGGAAGGCATCGTGGATGAAAGCGATATCCGCGCATTTGCAGCCGGTGTCACGCTGGACGACGGCTACGAGACGATGCCGGCGAAGCTGGTTATTTTGGCGGCAGGAGATCCGGCTTTAGGGAAGCCTTCGAAAATCGAGCTGACCATCATGGAAGGCAAATTTCATCAAGTCAAGCGAATGTTTCAGGCTGTCGGAAAAAAAGTCGTTTTCTTGAAGCGAATGTCCATGGGCAGTTTGCTGCTTGACGAATATTTGGCGGCCGGACAGTATCGGGAGCTGACGGAGGCGGAGCTGGCCGGATTGCTTCAAGATCATGAAGGGAAAAAATAATCGGAGCATGCAAAAAAAGGTTAGCGCTCTCGCACTAACCTTTTTTTGCTGCTCAAGAAATTATGCATGGCTAATTATTGTGGGTAACCGGAGTTCCCCCAAAAGTAGTTGGAATAGGCTGCAAAGGTTCACTTCACTTTAGGGGGATTCGTTCTCGTATCGGAAATTATTCGAGGTACGGGATCATTAAATGACAAATGCGCGGGAAACGATAACCAGCAGGATGAATAATACAAGAATGATACCCGTAGTTGCGTAGAGACCGCCGTAAAGTGCAGACATCGTAAATTCCTCCTTTTTGGTCGTTATTTTCGAACCGATACCGCAGCTTTCGGGGATTTGTTTTCCATGCCGGCGAATATACTGCGTACATCGGTCTACTTTACTATATGTTTACCTATCCGATTGGATTGGACAGATGCCTGTGCCCATATATTTTGGGCGAAGGAAGGGCAATCTAGAAACAAACGGACTTTGCGCCGTATGATTACCCACCATTTCCTTTTGGAGGCGAGATCGTATGACCTATTGTGTGATTAGGCCCGATTTGAAAACATCGGGCGGTGAAGTTAGCGACATTTTATGGAAGGACCGTTTTGTAGGGACGATCACGCTTGTGTACCGGGAGGCGGACCGCATATCCGGCGCCATCCAACTGGAAGATGCGAGTCTTCATGCGCGGGACAAGGAACAGGTGGTCGAAGTCTTGCAGGATTACGTCCAATCGCTTGTCGATGCGCTTGGCGCGCTGGAATGCGATGTCGTCGTCACACATAGCCCGTATGACCGAATTATTGCCGACAAAAACGAATACGGAGCGATTTCGGTCGGGGATAACGAGTATTACGATACGGAAGACGACCGCGACTTCGATACGGAGTGGATAGACGATTCGGGACTGGCAGACCCGGATTATGCCGGGCAAGACGAGGTGAGCATGGCCGTTCACAGAAGGACGGTAAACCTGCCAAAGCGCAAAGCCGGGCCCGCCGCGGACGAAGCGGTTTACTACGAGCTTGTCGCCGTTGGCGAAAACCATAACAGCGTGGAATATCACGTATATGACCGAGACCAAAACTGGTTGGCCGAAGCTTTTTTCACGATCGACGACCGGGACGTTATGGGGACGGTCCGCTGGATGGTCGAGCCGGACGAGGACGGTATCGAACATGTGGCGGATTTGATCGTATCGGATTTTGACGAAAATGAAGTCGATACGTTCGTTATCAATATGATGTACGAAGATGATATCGTGGAAACGATCGAACTCGCCCATGAAGATTTGCTGGACGAAGTCGATGCGGCTTGGGAAGCCGGCGATAACGCTGCCGGGGAGCGGTGGAAGGCGGCCGAAGATGAATATACCGTTGTGCTCGCCAGAGACGACGGGGATATGCTGACCTATGAAATTTACCAGCAATCCCGCGGCGGGCTTCCGATCGGGACCGCGACAATCGATATCAGTCAGCGCCAATTGACCGGCTTTATCGATTTCCGCGAACCGGGCAGCGAGGACGACAGGGAACAAATTGCCACCTTGCTCATGCGTGAGCTGGACAAGGAGAAGGAATATGAGACGATCAACTTGACGCTGCTGCACCGCAATGAACCGATTGAGGAAATTTTGTTCGAGTCGGAGCATATTCATTAAGGGCATCCAGGCGAAAAACGCCGTTCTCCTCCTGGGACGAGAACGGCGCTTTTCATGTTTTTTCGGGAGCTTCACGTCATCCAGCGCAGGCCTTTCGGGTAGTGATTTTTGATCTGCCCGCCGCTGGCTTTGCCCCAGCCGAGCGGGAAGCCGTCCACGGCGACGGCAAGCCAGCCGTGGACATCCGCCGCGGCGAGCGTCTCGCCGCGCAAATAAGCGGCCGCCTCCGCCGAGCCGGCGGCCACGGACCAGACGCCGCGCGAGTCCTCGCGCCGCGGCAGGGCCAGCGCCAGCGCGTGCGCCGGCTCCGCGCGGCCCTTCTTCACCCCGGCCAAATGGAGGCCGGGGCGCAGCACCTTCAGGCCCGCAAGCCGGGCCTGGCCGAATGCGCTGCCCGCCGGGACGGGCAGCCAGTACAGCTGGTCGCCGAAGAGCAGCGGCTCTCCGGCGGCCAGCTCCAGCTCCGGCGCCGCTTCGCGCCGGAGCGGCTCCCACAGCGCCAGCGCATCGCGCAGCGCGCCGGCGGCCGGGTCGCGCCGGGGCCCGCGGCCCCCGGCGGCTGCTTTGCCGGCGGCGGCAGCTGCTGAGCCGCCGCCGGCCTCTCCGCGGTGGCGCAGCACCGCGACGAAATGGCCCTCACCGCGGTCCCGGTGAGGCCAAATCCGCTCCGTGCGCGCCACCTCGAACATCGGGTGCTCGCTCACGAAGGCGTCCAGCACCCGCTCGTTTTCCTCGCGGTTGAACGTGCACGTCGAGTAAGCCAGCGTGCCGCCCGGCTTCAGCATACGCGCCGCCTCGCGCAAAATGTCCGCTTGCCGGGACGCGCACATGGCGACATGCGCCGGAGACCATTCGGCAATCGCGTCCGGGTCTTTGCGGAACATTCCTTCGCCCGAACAAGGCGCATCGAGCATGATCTTATCGAAAAACTGCGGAAACTTCGCGGCCAGCCGGTCCGGGGGCTCGCAGGTGACCACCGCATTCGCGACCCCCATCCGCTCGATATTTTCGGATAATATTTTAGCCCGCGCGGGATGAATCTCGTTGGCGACAAGCAGTCCTTCGCCGCGCAGCTTGCCGGCGATCTGCGTCGACTTGCCGCCCGGCGCGGCAGCCAGATCGAGCACGACATCGCCGGGCTCCGGCCCCAGCAGCTCAACCGAAGACATGGCGGACGGCTCCTGGATGTAATAAAGGCCTGCGGCATGAAACGGATGTTTGCCGGGCCGCAGGTCGCCCTCATAATAATAGCCGGTATCGCACCAGGGAACCGGCTCCAGCCGGAACTGCGCCTTCACGGTTTCCGCAAACGGCTCCCCCGCCGGCAGCTTGAGCGGATTCAGCCTGAGGCCCTGCGTGCGCGGGGCGTTATAACTTTCGATAAACTCCGGGTATTCGTCGCCCAGCATCGTTTTCATTTGGTTCCTATAAGCTTCAGGCAGCTGCTGCATCGCGTAAACTCCTTTTTTCGCAATCATTCCGTTTCCAGTTTCTATATTATAAATGAACGATTCGCGATTTACGAGCCTGCCGGTTATTGCCTGAATTGCCGTCAGTTGAAGGAGCGGTTCGCATTGTAGGAAAATGCCCCGGCGTGCTATAATATAGGGATAATTTGGGGATGGGAGGATTTCAGAAGCCCGATGATAGAGAAAATGCCGAAAGAGATCAGGCTGCCGATGGTGGAAATTTTTGAAACGGTAGAGGGCGAAGGCACGCGGGCCGGGTTTCCGACCGTCTTCGTGCGGCTGTTCGGCTGCAATCTGCGATGCACCTGGTGCGATACGAAGTACAGCTACCCTCCGGAAGAAGCGGAGATGGTGCTTTCCATAGGAGAAATCGTCGATGAGGTGATGAAGTACCGATCGACGCATCTGTGTCTTACCGGCGGGGAGCCGCTGCTGTACGGGGAACGCTCGCAGGCACTGGTGGAGGAACTGGCCCGCATCGAA
The window above is part of the Paenibacillus hamazuiensis genome. Proteins encoded here:
- a CDS encoding RsmB/NOP family class I SAM-dependent RNA methyltransferase; its protein translation is MVNHLPAPFVEKMKRLLGPEFAGFLASYDDPRWYGLRVNTLKVQAAEFLKLSPFELTPIPWTETGFYYEEKDRPGKHPYYHAGLYYIQEPSAMAPAELLGVQPGDRVLDLCAAPGGKSTQIAAKLEGQGVLVVNDIHPDRVKALVKNLELAGVRNAVVLNEQPEKLTGPFAGYFDKILVDAPCSGEGMFRKEEDMAKEWEPDDVRRYASMQRELIAQAASMLKPGGRLVYSTCTFSPEENEAIIAEFIDGHPHFAVEPIPPEHGLQRGRPDWLAGLAEQNGQLTGAPAERLSASSIQAAAGTARLWPHHLRGEGHFVAALRKTSSPKDESYNEARPAEPERLYVRADRATAGIRPDGKSVTRGKATRKTAPEPKRKTGPDMEPMYAFWREHVRLPVPGRIAAFGDHLYAAPPDLPDLSGIRVIRPGWYLGAIHKQRFEPSHALAMGLKPAEFARTVSLSSDSAEAIRYLKGETLELPQERIEYADGLTAKGHCLVCIDGFTAGWGKWVQDILKNEYPPGWRWT
- a CDS encoding pseudouridine synthase; protein product: MKTTQRLDKLLAHAGFGTRSEIKKLVKIGAVAVGGKAVKDSGLQVDPGQDVITVHGERVVYREFIYIMLNKPQGVVSATEDTRDRTVLDLLDDEYRHFQPFPVGRLDKDTEGLLLLTNDGKLAHNLLSPRKHVPKTYYAEVEGIVDESDIRAFAAGVTLDDGYETMPAKLVILAAGDPALGKPSKIELTIMEGKFHQVKRMFQAVGKKVVFLKRMSMGSLLLDEYLAAGQYRELTEAELAGLLQDHEGKK
- a CDS encoding YjcZ family sporulation protein, with translation MSALYGGLYATTGIILVLFILLVIVSRAFVI
- a CDS encoding RsmB/NOP family class I SAM-dependent RNA methyltransferase, translated to MQQLPEAYRNQMKTMLGDEYPEFIESYNAPRTQGLRLNPLKLPAGEPFAETVKAQFRLEPVPWCDTGYYYEGDLRPGKHPFHAAGLYYIQEPSAMSSVELLGPEPGDVVLDLAAAPGGKSTQIAGKLRGEGLLVANEIHPARAKILSENIERMGVANAVVTCEPPDRLAAKFPQFFDKIMLDAPCSGEGMFRKDPDAIAEWSPAHVAMCASRQADILREAARMLKPGGTLAYSTCTFNREENERVLDAFVSEHPMFEVARTERIWPHRDRGEGHFVAVLRHRGEAGGGSAAAAAGKAAAGGRGPRRDPAAGALRDALALWEPLRREAAPELELAAGEPLLFGDQLYWLPVPAGSAFGQARLAGLKVLRPGLHLAGVKKGRAEPAHALALALPRREDSRGVWSVAAGSAEAAAYLRGETLAAADVHGWLAVAVDGFPLGWGKASGGQIKNHYPKGLRWMT